gcaacccactccagtattcttgctgggaaaatcccacggacagaggggcctggcaggcttcagtccacgcagtcacaaagagtcagacacgactgaagcgacctggCATGCACACACCCCACCCAGGCCACCCCCTGCCTGCCCTCTCTTCCCAGGGCCTCACCAGCCAGCGGTGGGGAGATGAGGATGGAGATGCTCTCCAGGACAGTGAAGAGCCCCAGGGCGCTGGAGAACCGGTCCATGGGGACGATGTCCATGAGGACCTGGAAAAGCAGGGCACCGATGCCGCTCATGGACACGCTGTATGCCAGGCAGTAGCCCACCAGCACCCGGAAGTCGGCCGATGCCACGCACACCAGGTTGGTGAGCCCGTTGAGCAGGGCCGCCAGGCTGAACAGATACTTGCGGTGGCCTGCAAACTCCCGGCGGCCCGCCACCAGCCCAGCCATGGGCCGCAGGAAGATGTTGCTAAAGCCGATGACAGAGATGAGCAGGGCTGCCTTTTGTTCGTCCATCCCGTGCCGAATGGCGTACGGGACCAGGAAGACGTGGGGCAGCGGGAAACCCAGGATCATCCAGACAACCCCCAGTGTGTATACGCGGTAGCCCACGTTGTCCCGCAGGACGTCGAAGGCCAGGTGGCGCCGGATGGCCCGGCCACATGCCGCCGGGCAGCCTCGAGAGGGTCTCTTGGAAGGCGAGGGGAGGCCTTCTCTGGCCTCCGGGGTCACGCTGGCAGGCACGGGCCTCACGACGGCCCCGCAGACACAGCAGTGGAGAAGGACCCCGCCGAAGATGAGGAAGGTGCCTCGCCAGCCCAGGTCCTCCAGGAGGTAACGGGAGAGCAGCGGCCAGAGCGTGATGCCTAGGGAGACACCCGCTGAGGCCAGGGCGTTGGCCAGCACCTGCCAGCGGGTGAAGTACAGTCCCAGCACGGTGATGCTCGACTGGAAGCTGAAACACATGCCCAGGcctgcagagggagagggggaacCAGCTCCAGGGCGCACCTGGGGTGGGGACCCTGGGGTCACGTCCCGGGTCTGTCTTCCTTCCGCTCCAGCCCAGACCCACTTCTAGGCGCCCAGGGGTTTCAGATGGAATCAGCCCACCGCACCACCTCCCTGGAAGCATCTCCACTCCCAAGGCTGCCAGGGGGGCACACCTGTTCCCACGGGCAAGGCACCAGGGGATGTTCAAACACCTAAATCGGGTGAAGTCTCTTCCCTGCTTAACACCTTCCAGAGATTTCCCTTCACACGGAGGAAAAAAGCCAAAGTATTTACTATGCCCTGGAAGGCTCTACACGGTCTGGCCTCTGGCCACCTCTGGGTGCCATCTCAGGCCACTCACCACATAAAGCCCCAttggtttctttctcttcctctggacACCAAGCTCCCACTTACTGGACGTGTGCAGGTGCCATTCTGTCTGCCTGAATACCCTTCCCCCAGAGTTGCTCTCCTAACAGCTCAAATGCCACTGCCTTCACCTACTCTGTGCACAGCTGAATGTACAGGAAAGCTCACCACCGCGCCCCGACCACCCGCCTCAGAGTGGCTCTCGGGCCTCCCACGGTGCCGCTGCAGTTCCATCGACCGTCTAATCTCCCTCACTCTTAGGTGACCCCCCAAGCCTTCCTCTGTGCACCCCAACCCCTCTCCCATCACTCCCAGCTGACCAACATTCCTTCCCATCGGTGGCAATGGACAGTCTGTGCTCCCAGACAAGGGCGACCCTCCACTTCCTCCCTGCACCCTGTCTGCTCAAGGCACGTCCCTCCAGCAACTTCCCTCTCCCAGCCACATCCATTTTCTCTTTACTATTAATAGATCGTTCTCCTCCACTGTGATTTCTCCTGTGAAAACAAAACTCTCTCTTGACCCCAGTCTCTTCTGGATAACGACCCATGTCTCTGCTCCCTTATATAAAAATTTCTTGGAAATCCTACCTCCACTGTTTTCAATTTCCTCcttcctgttctttctttttttttttcggccatattgcatggcttgtgggattgcAGTTTCCCAACCAACtcgggccatggcagtgaaagcccagaatcgtCCTAGGCCACCCGGCAACTCCCCTGTTGTTCTCTTTTGAACAAATCAGACTTTCATTCTTACCTCTGCTCCAGAATTCTCAAGGCTGCCGCCCTCCACATTACAAAGCCGCAGATGGAGTCTGACGCCTGCTCAATCT
The DNA window shown above is from Bos javanicus breed banteng chromosome 19, ARS-OSU_banteng_1.0, whole genome shotgun sequence and carries:
- the SLC16A5 gene encoding monocarboxylate transporter 6 isoform X1, which produces MPQALERSEGCWAWVVLLASVVTQGLTLGFPTCIGIFFTELQREFQASNSETSWFPSILTAMLHAGGPLCSILVGRFGCRATMMLGGVLASLGMVAGSFCRTLGQLYLTAGFITGLGMCFSFQSSITVLGLYFTRWQVLANALASAGVSLGITLWPLLSRYLLEDLGWRGTFLIFGGVLLHCCVCGAVVRPVPASVTPEAREGLPSPSKRPSRGCPAACGRAIRRHLAFDVLRDNVGYRVYTLGVVWMILGFPLPHVFLVPYAIRHGMDEQKAALLISVIGFSNIFLRPMAGLVAGRREFAGHRKYLFSLAALLNGLTNLVCVASADFRVLVGYCLAYSVSMSGIGALLFQVLMDIVPMDRFSSALGLFTVLESISILISPPLAGLLLDTTNDFSYVFYMSSFFLISAALFMGGSFCVLGKKERQGPWAEAKGAVPEAAPEQGLAAEDMDGPEKRLRVEIMYVTSV
- the SLC16A5 gene encoding monocarboxylate transporter 6 isoform X2, with protein sequence MPQALERSEGCWAWVVLLASVVTQGLTLGFPTCIGIFFTELQREFQASNSETSWFPSILTAMLHAGGLGMCFSFQSSITVLGLYFTRWQVLANALASAGVSLGITLWPLLSRYLLEDLGWRGTFLIFGGVLLHCCVCGAVVRPVPASVTPEAREGLPSPSKRPSRGCPAACGRAIRRHLAFDVLRDNVGYRVYTLGVVWMILGFPLPHVFLVPYAIRHGMDEQKAALLISVIGFSNIFLRPMAGLVAGRREFAGHRKYLFSLAALLNGLTNLVCVASADFRVLVGYCLAYSVSMSGIGALLFQVLMDIVPMDRFSSALGLFTVLESISILISPPLAGLLLDTTNDFSYVFYMSSFFLISAALFMGGSFCVLGKKERQGPWAEAKGAVPEAAPEQGLAAEDMDGPEKRLRVEIMYVTSV